Proteins encoded together in one Carya illinoinensis cultivar Pawnee chromosome 3, C.illinoinensisPawnee_v1, whole genome shotgun sequence window:
- the LOC122304834 gene encoding uncharacterized protein LOC122304834 — MPLPYNDDSGPGKENQKMEERVDWMKDDLMESSEGKSLKRQTSQPIQGLAKTKKQANWKRRGHDRSLQTCVSTNALSMQAYISGGSKRGRRKLKEGEEDGGFSKKAKTAVPPVATSCLSWNYRGLGNPRTVRELHTSVKNKSPNFIFLIETVRTRFGFDHSFVIDSKGLSGGIAFLWRGDHAMELESYTRNHISLRVTHPVVGKDWILVGFYGNPLTSKSRLDSWRLLKALRPPPSIEWLCLEDFNEILHQNKKYGAAVRPYSHMEALKLANGGQ, encoded by the exons ATGCCATTACCTTACAATGATGATAGTGGTCCAGGAAAGGAAAATCAGAAAATGGAGGAGAGAGTTGACTGGATGAAAGACGATCTTATGGAATCTTCTGAAGGAAAATCTCTAAAAAGGCAGACTAGCCAACCT ATTCAAGGATTAGCAAAGACTAAAAAGCAAGCCAATTGGAAAAGAAGAGGCCATGATAGGTCTCTCCAAACTTGTGTTTCCACTAATGCACTTAGTATGCAAGCATATATATCTGGAGGTTCTAAAAGGGGTAGGAgaaaattgaaagagggagaagAAGATGGAGGCTTTTCTAAGAAGGCAAAAACG GCAGTCCCACCAGTAGCAACAAGTTGCCTTAGTTGGAACTAcagagggcttgggaaccctcggacagttcgagAGCTTCACACTTCGGTGAAGAATAAGAgcccaaattttattttcctaattGAGACTGTGAGAACAAGGTTCGGATTTGACCATAGTTTTGTGATTGATAGCAAAGGCCTTAGTGGAGGTATTGCTTTTCTTTGGAGAGGGGATCATGCAATGGAATTGGAATCTTACACAAGGAACCATATCTCCTTGAGAGTTACTCATCCTGTAGTAGGGAAGGACTGGATTCTAGTTGGCTTTTATGGGAATCCTCTAACTTCAAAAAGTAGACTAGATAGTTGGAGACTTCTCAAAGCTCTTAGACCTCCCCCTAGCATAGAGTGGCTTTGTTTGGAagactttaatgagatattACACCAAAATAAGAAGTATGGGGCAGCCGTGAGACCTTATAGCCATATGGAAGCACTCAAATTAGCTAATGGAGGACAATGA